A single window of Fischerella sp. PCC 9605 DNA harbors:
- a CDS encoding YARHG domain-containing protein: MSKTDNMDTCSRTVTKKNLDQADRQQEELFSIPDLLSLFLEDNDSKKIAPSTPETQTTVQKPLQKPQSQTQTFHRATLAVQRPVASATYVTKQYPFYKPVASTTYVTKQYPFYKPIGLAKYSTQQYPFYKPVATAAETLDRKPVSQIVETKQYPDAKPVSQIVETKQYPDAKPVSQTVESTDSTKQSPIQRVSQQKLLDTISYIFLDEDKLEELEEVDVHTSEAQKSSRKSKSRKPKPSYLSNGRFGSRVGLASAIFAGGFVAGGVSSWLVLSEQDAAANSKQRTSALKYSNLAYAETTNSIAKPSISAPEVDLPEPNFVPDNQPQEPVSETVSQKASKEALVPESNVLAATSTPLVQARLLTSTDLKGRSAWELTVMRNEIYARHGRRFKEQKLQRYFDTQSWYNPRYAPEEFPNSVLSPTELKNAIMIREYQRIHGLLLDP; this comes from the coding sequence ATGTCAAAGACAGACAATATGGATACTTGCAGTAGGACTGTCACAAAGAAGAACCTCGATCAGGCTGATAGACAACAGGAGGAACTGTTCAGCATACCCGATTTGCTCTCTCTATTTCTAGAAGATAACGACAGCAAGAAGATTGCTCCTAGCACTCCAGAAACTCAAACAACTGTGCAAAAACCTTTGCAAAAACCCCAGTCACAGACACAAACTTTTCACCGAGCTACCTTAGCAGTTCAAAGACCTGTTGCGTCGGCAACATATGTTACCAAACAGTACCCTTTTTACAAACCTGTTGCGTCGACAACATATGTTACCAAACAGTACCCTTTTTACAAACCGATTGGGTTAGCAAAGTATTCTACCCAACAATACCCTTTCTACAAGCCTGTTGCGACAGCAGCAGAAACCCTAGATCGCAAACCTGTTAGTCAAATAGTAGAGACTAAACAATACCCTGATGCCAAACCTGTTAGCCAAATAGTAGAGACTAAACAATACCCTGATGCCAAACCTGTTAGCCAAACAGTAGAGTCGACAGATTCAACCAAACAATCTCCCATTCAAAGAGTTAGCCAGCAAAAATTGCTGGATACCATTTCCTACATCTTTCTGGATGAAGACAAGCTGGAAGAACTGGAGGAAGTTGATGTCCATACTTCAGAAGCCCAGAAGTCTTCAAGAAAATCAAAATCACGGAAACCAAAGCCAAGCTATTTATCAAATGGACGTTTCGGTTCTAGGGTAGGGTTGGCTTCAGCGATATTTGCTGGGGGATTTGTTGCTGGAGGAGTTTCCTCTTGGCTGGTTTTATCCGAACAAGATGCCGCAGCCAATAGTAAACAGCGGACTTCAGCGCTGAAGTATTCAAACCTTGCCTATGCAGAGACTACCAACAGCATAGCAAAACCCAGCATCAGTGCACCAGAAGTTGATCTCCCTGAGCCCAACTTTGTACCAGATAATCAGCCTCAGGAGCCTGTATCGGAAACTGTTTCCCAAAAAGCTTCCAAGGAGGCACTAGTTCCCGAATCTAATGTCTTAGCTGCGACATCAACACCATTAGTTCAAGCCCGACTGCTCACTTCGACAGACCTGAAGGGGCGTAGTGCCTGGGAATTAACGGTCATGCGTAACGAAATCTATGCTCGCCACGGTCGTCGGTTCAAAGAGCAAAAGTTACAGCGTTACTTTGACACTCAAAGTTGGTATAATCCCCGCTACGCACCGGAAGAATTTCCTAACTCTGTTCTTTCACCAACAGAGCTAAAAAACGCCATCATGATCCGTGAGTACCAGCGTATTCATGGGTTGTTACTCGATCCATAG
- a CDS encoding Mo-dependent nitrogenase C-terminal domain-containing protein, protein MLNLSQILVGRSILCLLRQQLEAIKIQNPNVAHFLCKIIPAQCPFERNIKLFNQVVFHIPPLCKLNPFYEQLVALRFKSLCYLADECGEDVTPYC, encoded by the coding sequence ATGCTGAACTTAAGTCAGATCCTTGTCGGGAGGAGTATACTCTGTTTGCTGCGCCAGCAGCTTGAAGCCATCAAAATTCAAAACCCTAATGTGGCTCATTTCTTGTGCAAAATTATCCCTGCTCAGTGTCCTTTTGAGCGGAACATCAAATTATTTAACCAAGTTGTATTTCACATTCCTCCCCTGTGCAAGCTTAACCCCTTTTACGAGCAATTGGTTGCTCTTCGCTTCAAGTCTTTATGTTATCTTGCGGACGAATGTGGTGAAGATGTAACACCCTATTGTTGA